In Sander vitreus isolate 19-12246 chromosome 7, sanVit1, whole genome shotgun sequence, a genomic segment contains:
- the rbm15 gene encoding RNA-binding protein 15 — protein MKGKERSPIKKRSRALDDIRDRGGCHPTSKKMGALSVSSGSNNGNSSTKGDGGSTRRSLLGEKRDFDGHSRTGNNHSCQSAAASSLGKNHNLSLTLDLASPRTTSRGEQRVQPPSTESEYKTLKISDLGTQLSDEDIEDGLFHEFKKFGDVSVKISRSNDERIAFVNFRKPEDARAAKHARGRLVLYDRPLKIEAVYINRRRSRSPVERDLYGAAQSHRHLQRPLSPTGLGYRDYRLQQLALGRLPPPPPPPLPRELERDREFALFEARARPAFIAERAAFREEDFISPEDDQRANRTLFLGNLDITVTEADLRRAFDRFGVITEVDIKRPTRGQTSTYGFLKFENLDMAHRAKLSMSGKIVGHNAIKIGYGKATPSTRLWVGGLGPWVPVAALAREFDRFGTIRSIDYRKGDTWAYIQYESLDAAQAACTHMRGFPLGGPERRLRVDFADNEHRYQQQFLQPLPIPPFDMVAESFVHRATPEPLRVRERTPPSLHFRERELFPGTEWPNPAIRDRVRASPFEPLEHLERERRAQEPWSLERELQGREPARKRRVMEDGRHIDHSPDSTERTVRRRRASPDGSPGGSSRDGGRFSDSERPLRGERPSPAQERHSSLEKGGAERRLKSQSLSDKGPTSSGISAVGERKRKAGDGGKGPAKRERSESSFKGGQLSKPDGTKLSLAWHGMLLLKNSNFPANMHLLEGDHSVASDLLVEGTTGRQVSELKITQRLRLDQPKLDEVSRRIKVAGPGGYAILLAVPGTTEDSSSSDPAASTQRPLRNLVSYLNQKQAAGVISLPVGGSRDKDNTGVLHAFPPCDFSQQFLDSSAKALAKSEEDYLVMIVVRGAS, from the coding sequence ATGAAAGGTAAAGAGCGGTCGCCGATTAAAAAACGCTCTCGGGCCTTGGACGATATACGAGACAGGGGAGGATGCCATCCGACCAGCAAGAAAATGGGGGCTCTCTCTGTTTCCAGTGGGAGTAATAATGGAAATAGCTCGACCAAAGGCGACGGCGGCTCGACGAGAAGGAGTCTGCTCGGTGAAAAAAGAGATTTCGACGGTCATAGTCGGACTGGAAATAATCACAGTTGTCAGTCTGCTGCCGCTAGCTCACTCGGTAAAAACCACAACCTGAGCTTGACGCTGGATTTAGCTTCACCGAGGACGACTTCACGGGGGGAGCAGCGGGTGCAGCCGCCCAGCACCGAGAGTGAGTACAAAACCCTCAAAATAAGCGACCTCGGCACCCAGCTGAGCGACGAAGACATAGAGGATGGACTCtttcatgaatttaaaaaatttGGAGATGTGAGCGTTAAGATAAGCCGTAGCAACGACGAGCGGATAGCGTTTGTGAATTTCAGGAAGCCGGAGGACGCCAGAGCTGCTAAGCACGCCAGGGGACGGTTAGTGCTGTACGACCGCCCGCTGAAAATTGAGGCAGTGTACATTAACAGGAGGAGAAGCCGCTCCCCTGTGGAGAGAGACTTGTATGGTGCAGCTCAAAGCCATAGGCATTTGCAAAGACCCCTCTCGCCCACTGGGCTTGGATACAGAGACTACAGGCTGCAGCAACTGGCCTTAGGTCGGCTCCCCCCTCCCCCGCCACCCCCTTTGCCCAGAGAACTGGAGCGGGACAGGGAGTTTGCCCTGTTTGAAGCCAGGGCACGCCCAGCTTTCATTGCTGAGCGAGCAGCTTTTCGTGAGGAGGATTTTATATCTCCAGAAGATGACCAAAGAGCCAATAGGACGTTGTTTTTAGGCAATCTGGACATAACTGTGACAGAAGCAGACCTGAGGAGAGCTTTTGACAGGTTTGGGGTCATAACAGAAGTGGACATTAAAAGACCCACACGGGGACAGACCAGCACATATGGATTTCTGAAATTCGAGAATCTTGACATGGCTCACCGTGCAAAGCTTAGTATGTCTGGCAAAATAGTAGGCCACAACGCCATAAAGATAGGCTATGGTAAAGCAACTCCCAGCACACGCCTGTGGGTGGGTGGACTTGGACCCTGGGTTCCTGTGGCTGCCCTGGCAAGAGAGTTTGATCGCTTTGGCACTATAAGGAGCATTGACTACAGAAAAGGGGATACTTGGGCCTACATTCAGTATGAAAGTTTGGACGCTGCACAagcagcatgcacacacatgaggGGCTTCCCACTGGGAGGACCAGAGAGAAGACTTAGAGTGGACTTTGCTGACAATGAGCATCGTTACCAGCAGCAGTTCCTGCAGCCTCTCCCAATACCACCGTTTGATATGGTGGCTGAGTCATTTGTCCACCGTGCCACACCTGAACCCCTGAGGGTCAGGGAACGGACTCCACCGTCGCTTCACTTCAGGGAGAGAGAGCTGTTTCCTGGAACTGAGTGGCCCAACCCAGCTATTCGTGATCGGGTACGTGCCTCACCCTTTGAGCCTCTGGAGCACTTGGAACGTGAGCGGCGGGCACAAGAGCCCTGGTCTCTGGAACGAGAGCTGCAGGGACGAGAACCTGCACGCAAGCGGCGTGTAATGGAGGACGGACGACATATAGACCACTCCCCTGACAGCACTGAGAGGACAGTAAGGCGTAGACGTGCTTCTCCAGATGGCAGTCCTGGAGGTAGCAGCAGAGATGGAGGGCGCTTCAGTGACTCAGAGCGCCCTCTGCGAGGCGAGAGGCCGTCCCCTGCACAAGAACGTCACAGCAGCCTGGAAAAAGGTGGGGCTGAACGAAGACTCAAAAGCCAGAGTCTCTCTGACAAGGGACCTACAAGCAGTGGCATTTCAGCAGTTGGAGAGCGTAAGCGCAAAGCAGGCGATGGTGGGAAGGGGCCAGCCAAGAGAGAACGTTCTGAGAGCAGTTTCAAGGGAGGCCAGCTGTCCAAACCAGATGGCACCAAACTCAGTTTGGCCTGGCATGGTATGCTGCTGCTTAAGAACAGCAACTTCCCAGCCAACATGCACCTGCTGGAGGGCGATCACAGCGTAGCCAGCGACCTGCTTGTTGAGGGCACAACAGGGAGGCAGGTGAGTGAGCTAAAGATCACCCAGCGTCTCCGTCTGGACCAGCCCAAGCTTGACGAGGTATCCCGGCGTATCAAGGTGGCGGGTCCCGGTGGCTACGCCATCCTGCTGGCAGTTCCTGGGACTACAGAGGATTCATCTTCATCTGACCCTGCAGCCTCAACTCAGCGGCCGCTTCGCAACCTGGTGTCCTACCTCAACCAAAAACAAGCAGCTGGAGTCATCAGCCTGCCTGTGGGAGGGAGCCGAGATAAAGACAACACAGGAGTTCTTCATGCTTTCCCTCCCTGTGATTTCTCCCAGCAGTTCCTGGATTCCTCTGCCAAAGCTCTGGCTAAAAGTGAAGAGGACTATCTGGTCATGATTGTGGTTCGTGgagcatcttaa